A stretch of Acidimicrobiales bacterium DNA encodes these proteins:
- a CDS encoding GNAT family protein gives MRRERTTERPRPAPSPGPEPPRSAALFGRQVMLRPLVLSDFGTWSEVRERCQDWLLKWEPSRQVGAPDPTVDRDAFGVRCAARQRERALGTGHGFGIFHEGRFCGEINLNTIQRGPFQNAYVGYWIDEAVAGRGLMPEAVVVLARYAFEELGLHRLQISVIPRNRASRRVPEKLGFRDEGVAQRYLEINGEWEDHIRYALTSEEWDERGEELEMAWLAPR, from the coding sequence ATGCGCCGCGAACGGACCACGGAGCGGCCCCGCCCGGCCCCCTCCCCCGGCCCCGAGCCGCCGCGCTCCGCCGCCCTGTTCGGGCGCCAGGTCATGCTCCGCCCCCTGGTGCTGTCGGACTTCGGGACGTGGAGCGAGGTGCGCGAGCGGTGCCAGGACTGGCTCCTGAAGTGGGAGCCCAGCCGCCAGGTCGGCGCCCCCGACCCCACCGTCGACCGCGACGCCTTCGGGGTGCGGTGCGCGGCCCGGCAGCGGGAGCGGGCCCTGGGCACGGGCCACGGCTTCGGCATCTTCCACGAGGGCCGCTTCTGCGGCGAGATCAACCTCAACACCATCCAGCGGGGCCCGTTCCAGAACGCGTACGTCGGCTACTGGATCGACGAGGCGGTGGCCGGCCGGGGGCTCATGCCCGAGGCGGTGGTGGTCCTGGCCCGCTACGCATTCGAGGAGCTGGGCCTGCACCGGCTCCAGATCTCGGTCATCCCCCGCAACCGGGCCAGCCGCCGGGTGCCGGAGAAGCTGGGCTTCCGCGACGAGGGGGTGGCCCAGCGCTACCTGGAGATCAACGGCGAGTGGGAGGACCACATCCGCTACGCCCTCACCTCCGAGGAGTGGGACGAGCGGGGCGAGGAGCTGGAGATGGCCTGGTTGGCACCCCGCTGA
- a CDS encoding DUF501 domain-containing protein → MRPPVDPEADRAAVAALLGREPEGTFEVVVRHADGGPVVIRNAPLLPSGRPMPTRYWLVGEPERTWAGRLESAGGVDRAEAEVDPDTLAAAHRRHAAERDAALPAGHRGPRPAGGVAGTRRGVKCLHAHYAWWLAGGDDPVGAWVAAHLPEVGGGPPGTGGPAVTPPPPVAPPPARPAPGVAPGAAPEPEGARR, encoded by the coding sequence GTGCGACCCCCCGTCGACCCCGAGGCCGATCGCGCCGCGGTGGCCGCCCTGCTGGGCCGGGAACCGGAGGGCACCTTCGAGGTGGTGGTGCGCCACGCCGACGGGGGACCGGTGGTGATCCGCAACGCCCCGCTGCTGCCCTCGGGCCGGCCCATGCCCACCCGCTACTGGCTGGTGGGCGAGCCCGAGCGCACCTGGGCCGGTCGGCTGGAGAGCGCCGGCGGTGTCGACCGGGCCGAGGCCGAGGTCGACCCCGACACGCTGGCCGCGGCCCACCGGCGCCACGCCGCCGAGCGCGACGCGGCCCTGCCCGCCGGCCACCGGGGGCCCCGGCCGGCCGGCGGTGTGGCCGGCACCCGCCGGGGGGTCAAGTGCCTCCACGCCCACTACGCCTGGTGGCTGGCCGGGGGTGACGACCCCGTGGGGGCCTGGGTGGCGGCCCACCTGCCTGAGGTGGGGGGTGGCCCGCCCGGCACCGGGGGGCCGGCCGTCACGCCGCCGCCCCCGGTCGCACCGCCGCCCGCCCGACCCGCGCCCGGGGTCGCCCCCGGGGCCGCACCCGAGCCCGAGGGAGCCCGCCGGTGA
- a CDS encoding Ppx/GppA phosphatase family protein, with protein sequence MTGAPVAAIDCGTNSTRLLVAAPDGDGGLRTVTRLMRITRLGAGVDRTRALDPAAVARTQAVLEEYRTVMDDHGVAPGRVRVAATSAARDATDRQAWFDQVVATVGVAPELLIGTEEAALSFRGATAGLDPARGPFLVVDLGGGSTELAWGTERVEASMSLEIGCVRLTERFIASDPPRPEELTAAITYAEAWFDDVLRDMPGAAAAPTVIGLAGTVSAVAAVEIGLATYDRDRLHHFTLTKEAAEDVFRTLATEARADRVHNPGLEEARADVIIGGCCALVALYRRLGLEELLVSEADILDGLALSLLG encoded by the coding sequence GTGACCGGCGCGCCGGTGGCCGCCATCGACTGCGGCACCAACTCGACCCGCCTGCTGGTGGCCGCCCCCGACGGCGACGGTGGCCTGCGCACGGTGACCCGGCTCATGCGCATCACCCGGTTGGGGGCCGGCGTCGACCGCACCCGGGCCCTCGACCCGGCGGCCGTGGCCCGCACCCAGGCCGTGCTGGAGGAGTACCGGACCGTCATGGACGACCACGGCGTCGCCCCGGGCCGGGTACGGGTGGCGGCCACCTCGGCGGCCCGGGACGCCACCGACCGGCAGGCCTGGTTCGACCAGGTGGTGGCCACGGTGGGCGTCGCCCCCGAGCTGCTGATCGGCACCGAGGAGGCGGCCCTGTCCTTCCGGGGAGCCACCGCTGGCCTCGACCCGGCCCGGGGGCCGTTCCTGGTCGTCGACCTGGGGGGCGGCTCGACCGAGCTGGCGTGGGGCACCGAGCGGGTCGAGGCCTCGATGTCGTTGGAGATCGGCTGCGTGCGCCTGACCGAGCGCTTCATCGCCAGCGACCCACCCCGGCCCGAGGAGCTGACCGCGGCCATCACCTACGCCGAGGCGTGGTTCGACGACGTGCTGCGCGACATGCCCGGGGCGGCCGCGGCCCCGACGGTGATCGGCCTGGCCGGGACGGTGAGCGCGGTGGCCGCGGTGGAGATCGGCCTGGCCACCTACGACCGGGACCGCCTCCACCACTTCACCCTGACCAAGGAGGCGGCCGAGGACGTGTTCCGGACCCTGGCCACCGAGGCCCGGGCCGACCGGGTCCACAACCCGGGGCTGGAGGAGGCCCGGGCCGACGTCATCATCGGCGGGTGTTGCGCCCTGGTGGCCCTGTACCGCCGCCTGGGGCTGGAGGAGCTGCTGGTCTCCGAGGCCGACATCCTCGACGGCCTGGCCCTGTCGCTCCTGGGCTGA
- the ygiD gene encoding 4,5-DOPA dioxygenase extradiol, with amino-acid sequence MSDATTALMPTAFVGHGSPMNALERNRYTDAWRAFGASVPRPRAVLVVSAHWYVNATAVTAMGHPRTIHDFFGFPDELFAVSYPAPGAPDVADEVAEVAAPVWVGLDHDSWGLDHGTWSVLVHMFPDAEVPVLQLALDATKGYAQHLDLGRRLAALRERGVLVVGSGNVVHNLRRVDWARPEAAYDWARRFGEEAVGLLTTDPARVVDLADHPDHDLAVPTPDHFLPLLYLAGMAAESGTAADVLVDGYAMGSISMMACTVGAHAPHGTDGGPAAAPLPDPDRVPPEATNT; translated from the coding sequence ATGAGTGATGCCACCACCGCTCTGATGCCGACGGCCTTCGTCGGCCACGGCAGCCCCATGAACGCCCTGGAGCGCAACCGCTACACCGACGCCTGGCGGGCCTTCGGGGCGTCGGTGCCCCGGCCCCGTGCGGTGCTGGTGGTCTCCGCTCACTGGTACGTCAACGCCACCGCGGTGACGGCCATGGGCCACCCCCGAACCATCCACGACTTCTTCGGCTTCCCCGACGAGCTGTTCGCGGTGAGCTACCCGGCCCCGGGCGCCCCCGACGTGGCGGATGAGGTGGCCGAGGTCGCCGCCCCCGTGTGGGTGGGCCTGGACCACGACAGCTGGGGCCTGGACCACGGGACGTGGTCGGTGCTGGTGCACATGTTCCCGGACGCGGAGGTGCCCGTCCTCCAGCTCGCCCTCGACGCCACCAAGGGCTACGCCCAGCACCTCGATCTGGGGCGGCGGCTGGCCGCCCTGCGGGAGCGGGGGGTGCTGGTGGTGGGCAGCGGCAACGTGGTCCACAACCTGCGCCGCGTCGACTGGGCCCGGCCCGAGGCCGCCTACGACTGGGCCCGCCGCTTCGGGGAGGAGGCCGTCGGGCTGCTCACCACCGACCCGGCCCGGGTGGTGGACCTGGCCGATCACCCCGACCACGACCTGGCCGTCCCCACGCCCGACCACTTCCTGCCCCTGCTGTACCTGGCCGGGATGGCGGCAGAGTCCGGGACGGCGGCCGATGTGCTGGTCGACGGCTACGCCATGGGCTCGATCTCGATGATGGCCTGCACCGTGGGAGCACATGCCCCCCACGGCACCGACGGGGGCCCGGCCGCGGCGCCGCTGCCCGACCCCGATCGGGTCCCGCCCGAAGCCACCAACACCTGA
- a CDS encoding DUF262 domain-containing protein, producing the protein MSAVGPGSEELSAEELDLEEVAESFPKSEPITFYGTDFDVHGLVRRLNQGDIVVPNFNPGGEADHEMVGFQRAFVWRRYQMDRFVESLLLGYPVPGIFLVQQADNKLLVLDGQQRLRTLQRFYAGRLEDGTEFDLESVGDEFLRLTYESLDPELRRALDNSFIHATVIRYDPDQGGDESVYQLFERLNASGSNLYPHEIRVALYPGKLVEEIASLNTNIDWRSIYGQKNPRLKDQEQILRFLALYTENATYKRPLKGFLNSFLKRHRNLEDLDMPALVQLFKDVCSVLAESAGREAFRTGGGVNAAMVDAVMIGVARRVREGDRPDARKLKRALDQLKADADFLASVARATADEDRVATRLQKATDAFASA; encoded by the coding sequence TTGTCCGCAGTTGGTCCGGGCTCTGAAGAGCTAAGCGCTGAGGAATTGGACCTCGAAGAAGTTGCCGAGTCCTTTCCAAAATCTGAGCCGATCACCTTCTATGGCACGGACTTCGATGTCCATGGCCTTGTTCGTCGGCTCAACCAGGGAGACATCGTCGTCCCAAATTTCAACCCCGGAGGCGAGGCTGACCATGAGATGGTTGGGTTCCAGCGCGCCTTCGTATGGCGCCGTTACCAGATGGATCGTTTCGTTGAGTCGCTCCTCCTGGGCTATCCAGTTCCTGGAATCTTTCTTGTGCAGCAGGCAGACAACAAGTTACTAGTCCTTGACGGCCAGCAACGTCTACGCACGCTGCAACGCTTTTATGCGGGCAGGCTCGAGGACGGGACGGAGTTTGACCTCGAGAGCGTGGGTGATGAGTTTCTCAGGTTGACCTACGAATCGCTCGATCCGGAACTTCGACGGGCCCTTGACAATAGCTTCATCCATGCCACGGTGATTCGGTACGACCCTGATCAGGGCGGCGATGAGTCTGTGTATCAGCTGTTTGAACGTTTGAATGCGAGCGGCTCCAACCTTTACCCTCACGAAATCAGGGTTGCCCTATATCCGGGCAAGCTTGTTGAGGAGATCGCTTCCTTGAATACGAACATAGACTGGCGGAGTATTTACGGTCAGAAGAATCCGCGACTCAAAGATCAAGAACAGATCCTCCGGTTTCTCGCCCTGTACACGGAGAACGCAACGTACAAGCGTCCACTGAAAGGATTTCTGAACAGTTTCCTAAAGCGGCATCGAAATCTCGAGGACTTGGACATGCCCGCTCTCGTGCAGTTGTTCAAGGACGTTTGCTCGGTTCTTGCTGAGTCTGCGGGCCGCGAAGCATTCAGGACTGGTGGCGGTGTGAATGCTGCGATGGTCGATGCCGTGATGATCGGCGTCGCTCGGAGGGTGCGGGAAGGGGATCGCCCAGACGCCCGGAAGCTGAAGAGGGCGCTCGACCAACTCAAGGCGGACGCCGACTTCTTGGCCTCGGTGGCACGTGCCACGGCGGATGAAGATCGTGTAGCTACGCGGCTGCAGAAGGCGACCGACGCGTTTGCTAGCGCTTAA
- a CDS encoding amidohydrolase family protein, whose amino-acid sequence MLDVVIRGGTVIDGTGVPGVTGDVGVRDGRIVSVGRVDEAARREVDADGCLVTPGFVDVHTHYDGQVTWDDALEPSATNGVTSVVMGNCGVGFAPVRPGDTDALIDLMEGVEDIPGSALHVGMPWGTWESFADYLDLLDGREYALDVGTQLPHGSLRFYVMGERGAANEDATAEDLEQMTALVQQALEAGALGVSTSRTIGHRSVSGRPVPGTFAAEDELLALARGMRSAGSGVFEAIVAGTIGRLDGLGGEKATPLEEVPLLEAVSTASGRPVTFTVAQLFEDPGHWRRVLDAAAEANGRGARLHPQIIPRSVTIMTNLDTYHLFRGRPTYEKVADLPLAERVAEMRRPEVRDAILAERPAAGARPDLSDNLTALFSVALPLTFPLVEPVDYEPPLDASVTARAFALGVDPEAHMYDLLLADEGRTFYAVLGSNYVGGSLEVCRDMLLAPHTVTGLSDAGAHVNLISDCSASTFHLTHWGRDRTRGERVPVEHLVAKLTSGNARLYGLDDRGVIAPGLRADLNVIDHEGLSISAPFLRHDLPTGASRILQPARGYVATLVAGEVTREADTDTGARPGRLIRGPRAA is encoded by the coding sequence ATGCTGGACGTGGTCATCAGGGGCGGCACGGTCATCGACGGCACGGGGGTGCCGGGCGTCACCGGTGACGTGGGCGTGCGGGACGGGCGGATCGTGTCCGTGGGCCGCGTCGACGAGGCCGCCCGCCGGGAGGTGGACGCCGACGGATGCCTGGTGACGCCGGGCTTCGTGGACGTCCACACCCACTACGACGGCCAGGTCACCTGGGACGACGCCCTGGAGCCGTCGGCCACCAACGGCGTGACGTCGGTCGTCATGGGCAACTGCGGGGTCGGCTTCGCCCCGGTGCGCCCCGGCGACACCGACGCCCTCATCGACCTGATGGAGGGGGTGGAGGACATCCCCGGCTCGGCCCTCCACGTGGGCATGCCCTGGGGCACCTGGGAGTCCTTCGCCGACTACCTCGACCTGCTCGACGGCCGGGAGTACGCCCTCGACGTGGGCACCCAGCTACCCCACGGGTCGCTGCGCTTCTACGTCATGGGGGAGCGGGGGGCGGCCAACGAGGACGCCACCGCCGAGGACCTGGAGCAGATGACGGCCCTGGTGCAGCAGGCCCTGGAGGCCGGGGCGCTCGGGGTGTCCACGTCCCGGACCATCGGCCACCGGTCCGTGTCGGGCCGGCCCGTCCCCGGCACCTTCGCGGCCGAGGACGAGCTGCTGGCCCTGGCCCGGGGCATGCGGTCGGCCGGCAGCGGGGTGTTCGAGGCCATCGTGGCCGGCACCATCGGCCGCCTGGACGGGCTGGGGGGCGAGAAGGCCACCCCTCTGGAGGAGGTGCCCCTGCTGGAGGCGGTGTCGACGGCCAGCGGCCGGCCGGTGACCTTCACCGTGGCCCAGCTGTTCGAGGACCCGGGCCACTGGCGCCGGGTGCTCGACGCCGCGGCCGAGGCCAACGGGCGGGGGGCCCGCCTCCACCCGCAGATCATCCCCCGGTCGGTCACCATCATGACCAACCTCGACACCTACCACCTGTTCCGGGGCCGGCCCACCTACGAGAAGGTGGCCGACCTGCCGCTGGCCGAGCGGGTGGCGGAGATGCGCCGGCCCGAGGTGCGCGACGCCATCCTGGCCGAGCGGCCGGCGGCCGGGGCCCGGCCCGACCTTTCGGACAACCTGACCGCACTGTTCTCGGTGGCCCTGCCGTTGACGTTCCCGCTGGTCGAGCCGGTGGACTACGAGCCGCCGTTGGACGCCTCGGTGACGGCCCGGGCCTTCGCCCTGGGGGTCGACCCCGAGGCCCACATGTACGACCTGCTCTTGGCCGACGAGGGACGGACCTTCTACGCCGTGCTGGGCTCCAACTACGTCGGGGGATCGCTGGAGGTGTGCCGGGACATGCTGCTGGCGCCGCACACCGTCACCGGCCTGTCCGATGCCGGGGCCCACGTGAACCTCATCTCTGACTGCTCGGCCAGCACCTTCCACCTGACCCATTGGGGCCGGGACCGGACGAGGGGTGAGCGGGTGCCGGTGGAGCACCTGGTGGCCAAGCTGACCAGCGGCAACGCCCGGCTCTACGGCCTGGACGACCGGGGGGTCATCGCCCCCGGGCTGCGGGCCGACCTGAACGTCATCGACCATGAGGGCCTGTCCATCAGCGCCCCGTTCCTCCGCCACGACCTGCCCACCGGGGCCAGCCGCATCCTCCAGCCGGCCCGGGGCTACGTGGCCACCCTGGTGGCCGGCGAGGTGACGCGGGAGGCCGACACCGACACCGGCGCCCGCCCCGGCCGCCTCATCCGCGGCCCCCGAGCCGCCTGA
- a CDS encoding lysophospholipid acyltransferase family protein, whose product MARPTQERSTALVPVSLPRPAEEPEPLPDPRRSDVDEWGRSEHMRELARRLYAPVYERWFRVEWEHMDRIPADGGALLVANHAAAVPSDAPAIMHGIETEMGRPVYGLADHFFKSVPVVGTLWARNGGVVAQPDNAYRLLREQRQLALVFPEGTKGPAKTYQERYRLRRFGRGGFVEIAMRAGVPVVPIAVVGAEESMPTVARVPAVAKALGLPYFPITANMLALGPLGALAYFPAKFKIRVLEPVTFDVPPDQDRYSRSRIMDASEEIRQSIQAALYDMLQQRRSVWFG is encoded by the coding sequence ATGGCCCGGCCCACGCAGGAGCGCTCCACCGCCCTGGTGCCGGTCTCGCTGCCCCGGCCCGCCGAGGAGCCCGAGCCCCTGCCCGACCCCCGGCGCAGCGACGTCGACGAGTGGGGCCGCAGCGAGCACATGCGGGAGCTGGCCCGCCGCCTCTACGCCCCCGTCTACGAGCGGTGGTTCCGGGTCGAGTGGGAGCACATGGACCGCATCCCGGCCGACGGCGGGGCCCTGCTGGTGGCCAACCACGCCGCCGCCGTGCCCTCCGACGCCCCGGCCATCATGCACGGCATCGAGACCGAGATGGGCCGGCCCGTGTACGGCCTGGCCGACCACTTCTTCAAGTCGGTCCCCGTGGTCGGCACCCTGTGGGCCCGCAACGGCGGGGTGGTGGCCCAGCCCGACAACGCCTACCGGCTGCTGCGGGAGCAGCGCCAGCTGGCCCTGGTCTTCCCCGAGGGCACCAAGGGCCCGGCCAAGACCTACCAGGAGCGCTACCGGCTCCGGCGCTTCGGCCGGGGCGGCTTCGTGGAGATCGCCATGCGGGCCGGCGTCCCGGTGGTGCCCATCGCCGTGGTCGGGGCGGAGGAGTCGATGCCCACCGTGGCCCGGGTACCGGCGGTGGCCAAGGCCCTGGGCCTGCCCTACTTCCCCATCACCGCCAACATGCTGGCCCTGGGGCCGCTGGGCGCCCTGGCCTACTTCCCGGCCAAGTTCAAGATCCGGGTGCTGGAGCCGGTCACCTTCGACGTCCCCCCGGACCAGGACCGCTACTCGCGGAGCCGGATCATGGACGCCTCGGAGGAGATCCGCCAGAGCATCCAGGCCGCGCTGTACGACATGCTCCAGCAGCGCCGCTCGGTCTGGTTCGGGTAG
- a CDS encoding PD-(D/E)XK nuclease family protein, with amino-acid sequence MADPVPLPEVPALTPAQSDTLARLSAAPADRPTFPADLRDRLRALLEGELSGPATAIPDGTTLFVNKRALAGVHGCEARWQAEDEAGFTPSVPVVIGSVAHKAIELSIHGARPRDPGDLVDRALERLSGSERWMGDWLERCDEDDRAEVRSAAIAKVAAFDEIWPTLERSWRPVTEASVRQDLLGRRISLNGKVDISLGHPDGLTARKVIVDLKTGRFALHHRDDLRFYALVETLRIGTPPRAVATSYLESGELHVEEVTEDMLATAVARTVDGVERIVGLRFGGDEPVRRPSGGCRWCPLLEQCDVGRAHLDAPADTAAHWDA; translated from the coding sequence GTGGCCGACCCCGTCCCGCTGCCCGAGGTCCCCGCCCTCACCCCGGCCCAGAGCGACACCCTGGCCCGACTGAGCGCCGCCCCGGCTGACCGGCCCACCTTCCCCGCCGATCTGCGGGACCGGTTGCGGGCCCTCCTGGAGGGGGAGCTCTCGGGCCCCGCCACCGCCATCCCCGACGGGACCACGCTGTTCGTCAACAAGCGGGCCCTGGCCGGCGTGCACGGGTGCGAGGCCCGCTGGCAGGCAGAGGACGAGGCCGGGTTCACGCCCTCGGTCCCCGTGGTCATCGGCTCCGTGGCCCACAAGGCCATCGAGCTCAGCATCCACGGCGCCCGACCCCGTGACCCCGGGGACCTGGTGGACCGGGCCCTCGAGCGCCTTTCCGGCTCCGAGCGGTGGATGGGCGACTGGCTGGAGCGTTGCGACGAGGACGACCGGGCCGAGGTCCGGTCGGCGGCCATCGCCAAGGTGGCCGCCTTCGACGAGATCTGGCCCACCCTGGAGAGGAGCTGGCGACCGGTCACCGAGGCCTCGGTCCGCCAGGACCTGCTGGGCCGCCGCATCTCCTTGAACGGCAAGGTCGACATCTCCCTGGGCCACCCCGACGGCCTCACCGCCCGCAAGGTCATCGTCGACCTCAAGACGGGGCGCTTCGCCCTCCACCACCGCGACGACCTGCGCTTCTATGCCCTGGTCGAGACCCTCCGCATCGGGACGCCACCCCGGGCCGTGGCCACCTCGTACCTCGAGTCCGGCGAGCTCCACGTCGAGGAGGTCACGGAGGACATGCTGGCCACCGCGGTGGCCCGCACCGTGGACGGCGTCGAGCGCATCGTCGGCCTCCGCTTCGGGGGTGACGAGCCGGTGCGGCGCCCGTCGGGGGGCTGCCGCTGGTGTCCCCTGCTGGAGCAGTGCGATGTGGGGCGGGCCCACCTCGACGCCCCCGCCGACACCGCCGCCCACTGGGACGCCTGA
- a CDS encoding NAD-dependent epimerase/dehydratase family protein: MGRRVLVTGLGTFWGGRLAQALERDPDVEVVIGLDTEEPKVHLERTEYVRSDENYSILSRIVSATRVDTIVHTFLVVDSTQVSGRQLHETNVIGTMNLFAAASAAGSTVRNVVVKSSALVYGATPRDPRWFTETMSRKATPRTRIERSLLEVEGYVRDFAIDNPHVEVTLLRFCNVLGPRLSTPFSKALRLPAVPSVLGFDPGFQLVHEDDVVRSLLFAIGEGRSGIYNVAGDGLLPWSETARICGKPTIPLPFVATNLAAEPLRRLGVDIPPELLDLLRYGRGIDNRRLKEAGFTYRHTSAGAADAFIQAVRLRKTVGDRDSEYRYEEDVEQFFRHSPAVARDGDPA; this comes from the coding sequence ATGGGACGGCGCGTCCTGGTCACCGGCCTGGGCACGTTCTGGGGCGGCCGCCTGGCCCAGGCCCTCGAGCGCGACCCCGACGTGGAGGTGGTGATCGGCCTCGACACCGAGGAGCCGAAGGTCCACCTGGAGCGCACCGAGTACGTCCGCTCCGACGAGAACTACTCGATCCTGTCCCGCATCGTGTCGGCCACCCGGGTCGACACCATCGTCCACACCTTCCTGGTGGTGGACAGCACCCAGGTCTCGGGCCGCCAGCTCCACGAGACCAACGTCATCGGCACCATGAACCTGTTCGCGGCGGCCTCGGCGGCCGGCAGCACGGTGCGCAACGTGGTGGTCAAGTCCTCGGCCCTGGTCTACGGGGCCACCCCCCGGGACCCCCGGTGGTTCACCGAGACCATGAGCCGCAAGGCCACCCCCCGCACCCGCATCGAGCGCAGCCTGCTGGAGGTCGAGGGCTACGTCCGGGACTTCGCCATCGACAACCCCCACGTCGAGGTCACCCTGCTGCGGTTCTGCAACGTGCTCGGGCCCCGCCTCAGCACGCCGTTCAGCAAGGCCCTGCGACTGCCGGCGGTGCCCTCGGTGCTCGGCTTCGACCCCGGGTTCCAGCTCGTCCACGAGGACGACGTGGTGCGCTCGCTGCTCTTCGCCATCGGCGAGGGCCGCTCCGGCATCTACAACGTGGCCGGCGACGGGCTGCTGCCGTGGAGCGAGACGGCCCGCATCTGCGGCAAGCCCACCATCCCGCTGCCCTTCGTGGCCACCAACCTGGCCGCCGAGCCCCTGCGCCGCCTGGGCGTCGACATCCCCCCCGAGCTGCTCGACCTGCTGCGCTACGGGCGGGGCATCGACAACCGGCGCCTCAAGGAGGCCGGCTTCACCTACCGCCACACCTCGGCCGGGGCGGCCGACGCCTTCATCCAGGCCGTGCGGCTCCGCAAGACGGTGGGCGACCGCGACTCGGAGTACCGCTACGAGGAGGACGTGGAGCAGTTCTTCCGCCACTCCCCCGCCGTGGCCCGCGACGGCGACCCGGCCTGA
- a CDS encoding alkaline phosphatase family protein, with protein MDRRTFLRQAGLAGGALVAGGVLGACSDDDGASAPPSSTTTRPPKSTTRQPEVSAYHPTGPTIVPADSILNGPASSSPIDHVVVMMMENRSFDHWLGWLSTDDAWLEAGKRAYGEFAIAGYLGQRYVDTAGKGVITDHMSTVLADGNPWRGCGHPDPGHGWVSGRAQRDGGFLAEGSGNDIFALGYYLGDDLPFTSQLARRFSVCDHHFSSVLGPTYPNREYLHSAQSGGNKSNDFATSGDGFAWDTIWERLAAAGVDARYFYSDLPVTALWGSRLGGITSSVDDYFSRCEDGTLPAVSFVDPGFLEETRTDNHPHGDIRSGEAFVRDVFAAFARSPHWESGLFVLTYDEWGGFFDHAALPHFQDDRASDDDAEDFGQAGFRVPTVVASPFAQPGSLDHRLYDHTSVLRFLEWRFLGAPPEGPGTESDTWFLTQRDRHALNLGATLVTTPTKDLDIDLDVDIAAASAPCRGPVAEGAAWTADPHSFEIALHQGHFERMGYAPRPTTMAGQWRF; from the coding sequence ATGGATCGACGCACGTTCCTCCGCCAAGCGGGGCTGGCCGGGGGCGCCCTGGTGGCCGGCGGGGTGCTGGGTGCCTGCTCCGACGACGACGGCGCCTCGGCTCCGCCCAGCTCGACGACCACCCGACCGCCCAAGAGCACCACCAGGCAGCCCGAGGTGTCGGCCTATCACCCCACCGGGCCGACCATCGTCCCGGCCGACTCCATCCTCAACGGGCCGGCCTCCAGCTCCCCCATCGACCACGTGGTGGTGATGATGATGGAGAACCGCTCCTTCGACCATTGGCTGGGTTGGTTGTCGACCGACGACGCCTGGCTGGAGGCGGGCAAGCGCGCCTACGGCGAGTTCGCCATCGCCGGCTACCTGGGCCAGCGCTACGTCGACACCGCCGGCAAGGGGGTCATCACCGACCACATGAGCACCGTGTTGGCCGACGGCAACCCGTGGCGAGGTTGCGGGCACCCCGACCCCGGCCACGGCTGGGTGTCGGGCCGGGCCCAGCGCGACGGCGGTTTCCTGGCCGAGGGGAGCGGCAACGACATCTTCGCTCTCGGCTACTACCTCGGCGACGACCTGCCCTTCACCAGCCAGCTGGCCCGTCGCTTCAGCGTGTGCGACCACCACTTCTCCTCGGTGCTGGGGCCCACCTACCCCAACCGCGAGTACCTGCACTCCGCCCAGTCCGGCGGCAACAAGAGCAACGACTTCGCCACCAGCGGCGACGGCTTCGCCTGGGACACCATCTGGGAGCGCCTGGCCGCGGCCGGGGTCGACGCCCGCTACTTCTACTCCGACCTCCCGGTCACCGCTCTGTGGGGGAGCCGGCTGGGGGGCATCACCTCCTCGGTCGACGACTACTTCTCCCGCTGCGAGGACGGCACCCTGCCCGCGGTGAGCTTCGTGGACCCCGGCTTCCTGGAAGAGACCCGCACCGACAACCACCCCCACGGCGACATCCGCTCCGGCGAGGCCTTCGTCCGGGACGTGTTCGCGGCCTTCGCCCGCTCCCCCCACTGGGAGTCGGGCCTGTTCGTCCTCACCTACGACGAGTGGGGCGGCTTCTTCGACCACGCCGCCCTGCCCCACTTCCAGGACGACCGAGCCAGCGATGACGACGCCGAAGACTTCGGCCAAGCCGGGTTCCGGGTGCCCACCGTGGTGGCCTCGCCCTTCGCCCAGCCCGGCTCGCTCGACCACCGCCTCTACGACCACACCTCCGTGCTGCGGTTCCTGGAGTGGCGCTTCCTCGGCGCCCCACCCGAGGGACCCGGCACCGAGAGCGACACCTGGTTCCTGACCCAGCGGGACCGCCACGCCCTCAACCTGGGCGCCACCCTGGTCACCACGCCCACCAAGGACCTGGACATCGACCTCGACGTGGACATCGCTGCGGCGTCGGCCCCGTGCCGGGGACCGGTGGCCGAGGGGGCGGCCTGGACGGCCGACCCTCACAGCTTCGAGATCGCCCTCCACCAGGGCCACTTCGAGCGGATGGGCTACGCCCCCCGGCCCACCACCATGGCGGGCCAGTGGCGCTTCTGA